The Oryza brachyantha chromosome 7, ObraRS2, whole genome shotgun sequence genomic interval ACCGCTCCCCATCTCTATTGATTGATCTCCGGAACCCTAACCCTCCATCGCAGGCTCCACcagccgcggccggcgccgcccccgcaacgaggacgaggaggaggaggacgacgaggtggTGGGGGGTGTCCCCTCCGATGACTCGGCCGACTCCGACTTCCTGGCCGGcacggaggaggaagaggcggcggactacgacgacgacgactacgCGTCCGATGGGGATGGCGCGGTGCCAGCGGCCGCGGCAGCTGCTCCTGCGGtggccccgccgcctccgccgccgcggtacCCGCGGCGGCTGatccggcggcgagcgaggagGGGTAGGGGTAAGAAGAAGGTGGCCGGTGACGACGGGAAGCCCCCCCTGCCGTGGGAGGTGTGGGAGGAGGCCAACGAGAAGTGGCTCGACGAGTGGGAGGCTATGGCGGACAAGCGGGAGCCCTCGGAGCCAGCCGTGGCGGCGATGCCCGCGGCGGAGCCGGCCCCGGAGGTGCTGCTCCCGTTGCTGCGCTTCCAGAAGGAGTGGCTCGCCTGGGCGCTCGCGCAGGAGGCCTCCGTCTCGCGCGGCGGCATCCTCGCCGACGAGATGGGGATGGGGAAGACCATCCAGGGTATCTCGCTTGTCCTCACCGCGCGCCGCCTCAGGCCCCCtaccccgcctccgccccacCAACATGCCTCCTCGTCATCTCTGCGGCTGGGCCAGTCGAAGCGGTGGGTGGGATGCACGCTAGTCGTCTGCCCCGTGGTGGCCGTCATACAGTGGGCGCAGGAGATTGACCGACACACGGCCAAAGACAGCGTGCGTGTGCTGCTGTACCATggaggccggcgagcggcTCAGAAGCGTGATTTCAACGAATACGACTTCGTGATCACCACCTACTCCACCATCGAGGCAGACTACCGAAAGCACATCATGCCAGCCAAGGTCCGGTGCGAGTACTGTGATAAATTGTTTTACCCCGACAAGCTGAAGGTGCATTTGAGGTATTACTGTGGCCCTGATGCTCAAAGAACCGAGAATCAGGCCAAACAGGAGAGCAAGAAATGGGATAACGAAAAGGGGACATGGAAGAGTAGCGcacagaagaagaaaaatggtaGTGATGGTGAAGATTTTGTAGAATGTGATGGTGGGTCGGGGAGCCAATCAAGGGGTCAGTCACCTCTGCACTCAGTGCGTTGGGAGCGTATTATTTTGGATGAGGTGATTCTTTGTCCAGAAACCTTTTTCTGCCATATATAAGTTCATGTAGTTCTACATTCTCAGACAACCTTTGTTGATATTTAGCAGCCCCATTATGAATGAAAAACAAGGCGTATTAGTCCTCTTGACTCTTGTACTCACTGTATAAGAGTTACTTGTCTGAGCTAGGGGTGTAACCCTGGATCCCAGTTTCTATGATCCAAATTAACATAAACTCAGATCACGGGAACCCTGTGATGAAGagttttatctttaatttacTGTATAAAGATTATTGATTAGTTGGGCATGTGACAATTAGGTTAGGCTTATATACTATCTAATTTGAAATAGCTGCCCTGTTAGTCCGGCAAAGTTAGCATTATATGTTACAAAAAAGGTGTTATAACTTGTCCCTACAATGTTAAATTCACATTCTACTACTTAGATTATAAACTACAAGTTCTTTTAGTTTTGACCTTATGATATAATAAGGACTTTTCTCTGGTACAAGATGCAATAATACTTGACAGTGGTGCGGTAGCTTCTTATTAACCTCAAGAAAGCTTTGCCAACAATCTTTTAAGCATTGTTTTTCACTTGGCGGCATGCATTGGTAATCAGAGAGATGTAAGTTACATCaaactgatattttttttttctagattgctactacctccgtttgttacaacgtttgaccattcgtcctattcaaaaatttagtacaaatataaaaaatgacaagtcgtgcttaaagttcttttgataataaagtaagtcacaagaaaaataaataatattttcataattttttgaataaaacgaatggtcaaacattgtaagcaaaaaagtcaaacatcttacattatgaaacgaagggagtattagTTTAATGCTTTTAgttattcatgttttaatgcgatatttgaatatttaaaactagtttatatattttcttgatgACTtagcatattaatttttttagatgataatctttatcttttatgggttatccttttttttcctaacgATTCGATCTTTCCATCATATCCTCTAGGCACACTTCATAAAAGACAGACGCTGCAATACTGCCAGGGCTGTTTTTGCATTAGAATCAGAATACAAGTGGGCTCTGAGTGGTACACCTTTGCAGAATCGTGTTGGAGAACTCTACTCGCTGGTCTGCAACAAACAATTGAAATACCTTACCTATTTTCTTTATACTTATGTGTGCTGACCTTTGTTTTCTCAGGTCCGTTTCTTGCAAATCTTCCCCTACTCAAACTATTTCTGCAAGGAATGCAACTGTGAGATACTAGATACCCTGTAAGACAACAATACTACCGACATAGTTCTTTCCTGCAGTCATATTAGTTTCTGCTTGATGCAATGCAATACAACCTGGGAAAAGATTGTGTTACACTACAAGAATAGCTGGTTTTCATCTTAAGATAGCATATTTGAGAATAGGTTGCAACTTTCAACAGCCAATTAATATTAATAGGAGTGTAAAAGCAAAGCTTGTATTGCACTCTTGTGGTTGCACGGTGGATGTTATGAATTGCTACTGATCCAGTGAATCTCATtggttttttggtttttcattTGGATTGAGGACCTGACCCTACCTCAAACCTCTTACAGATTGAAGAAACAATGTGAATGCGGTCACTCATCTGTCAGGCACTTTTGCTGGTGGAACAAGGTCAGTTAAGGTTTTTTGTTATGCCACCATAGtccatttcttttccttttgtttggTTAATGCAATTGGCTTTCTGACAGAATGCATATCTCTAATAGAATATATCAACACCAATACAATTTGGATCAGCAAGTGATGAGGGCCGAAGAGCCATGATTCTTCTAAAGGAAAAGGTTCTGAAGGGCATAGTGTTAAGGCGCACGAAAAAAGGAAGAGCTGCGGATCTTGCCCTCCCGCCAAAGATAGTGAGTTTGCATATctttaaacatgtatatacatgaaaaatctGCAATGCCTGTTTTTCAATTCAATTTTTCATGATAGGTGTCCTTGAGGCGGGACTCTTTTGATAGAAATGAAATGGAATTCTATGAAGCTTTATATACTCAGAGTCGCACACAATTTGATTCGTGAGTTGTTCTTTCCTACTTATGCATAGAAACTGTTCATTATACCTTGTGTGTTTGCTATGTGATATGGTGCTGCAAGCGCTGGATAACCCATTTGTTTTTAGCAACAAACACTTTCTAGTTTCTACTACCTCCTAACAGctcaaaaatatttggaaTCATTAGTGAAAAGAACTGTTGTTATAGTTTGCATTTCacctattaattattaattctgGATTTAATTTGCACCAGTACCACCAATGTTTTCATAATGATATGATATGCTATAAAGAAATTCCAATGTTAGTTTCACTCAGACAATTTGTAATGTAGCAAGTACTTTTGTTATCTACAATGGATTGCATTTGTTCGGTACCAAACACTCCTTTCAAATTTGACAGTTATAGCATTTAAGGCTTTTTATGCATATACTGTTTTCTCCAGATATGTTGTTGCTGGTACGCTGATGAACAACTATGCTCATATCTTTGACCTACTAACAAGGTTGAGACAGGTGGGATCTTTGATAAGAACAATTGTtggttcccaattttttttggttctcaGAATTTGTCACATGCATGACATAGCATTGATTTCCTCTTAATTACAATTATAGTTCTTCCAGAAGTAACATATGCTTTTCCTATCAATTGGTAGGCTgttgatcatccatatctcGTGGCATTTTCTAAGACAGCAGATGGTGACAGAGGTAAAAGTGAAGGA includes:
- the LOC102700814 gene encoding DNA repair protein RAD16; the encoded protein is MPRRNASSGSTSRGRRRPRNEDEEEEDDEVVGGVPSDDSADSDFLAGTEEEEAADYDDDDYASDGDGAVPAAAAAAPAVAPPPPPPRYPRRLIRRRARRGRGKKKVAGDDGKPPLPWEVWEEANEKWLDEWEAMADKREPSEPAVAAMPAAEPAPEVLLPLLRFQKEWLAWALAQEASVSRGGILADEMGMGKTIQGISLVLTARRLRPPTPPPPHQHASSSSLRLGQSKRWVGCTLVVCPVVAVIQWAQEIDRHTAKDSVRVLLYHGGRRAAQKRDFNEYDFVITTYSTIEADYRKHIMPAKVRCEYCDKLFYPDKLKVHLRYYCGPDAQRTENQAKQESKKWDNEKGTWKSSAQKKKNGSDGEDFVECDGGSGSQSRGQSPLHSVRWERIILDEAHFIKDRRCNTARAVFALESEYKWALSGTPLQNRVGELYSLVRFLQIFPYSNYFCKECNCEILDTLLKKQCECGHSSVRHFCWWNKNISTPIQFGSASDEGRRAMILLKEKVLKGIVLRRTKKGRAADLALPPKIVSLRRDSFDRNEMEFYEALYTQSRTQFDSYVVAGTLMNNYAHIFDLLTRLRQAVDHPYLVAFSKTADGDRGKSEGNENMKSQCGICHDLAEDAVVTSCEHVFCKNCLIDYAATLGNVSCPSCSIPLTVDLTTHNSGDKVTANVKGGKRSGILGRLQNLAAFKTSTKIDALREEIRNMVEHDGSAKGIVFSQFTSFLDLIEFSLQKSGIKCVQLNGKMNIAEKGKAIDTFTNDPDCRIFLMSLKAGGVALNLTVASHVFLMDPWWNPAVENQAQDRIHRIGQFKPIRSTRFVIKDTVEERILQLQEKKRLVFEGTVGDSPEAMSKLTEADLKFLFQN